From Antedon mediterranea chromosome 9, ecAntMedi1.1, whole genome shotgun sequence, a single genomic window includes:
- the LOC140059115 gene encoding threonine synthase-like 1: protein MWVSILSIQRTLSMRPQAQWMSKVQMSKSWIARAKCFSTSTFYYKNEGNIILMGSPGSGKTTHGRKLSKRLGMPVLDVDDHHLEPLWQMKVSEKLNEVGAEKFLEAEGEALLQLKASNTIISLTGSNPLHNKAMQYISESGVVVFIDANSDDIISRLEAMKVDRIVGQGSGMTMKEILTYRQQFYEDNYDVRVTCEKEESFESIGEKISEAVRRFQNKSGYVSTRSQVLGESSADFNQVVLQGLAQDGGLYVPEHPLPSMTIKQWDRLVEMTYEERALRILELLLHPSDLHPRLLKNMINTAYSIENFNCKVVAPVVPLENNQYILELFHGPSASFKDGALQLMPQFFSNASERDFPNTRHLILVATSGDTGSAVLDGFSKYADKNTSVVVLYPERGVSAVQKALMTSATGENIKVIGINSDFDFCQSAIKRIFSDTALKEELLLNHNLKLSAANSINWGRLLPQVVYHASGYLTMVQQGIIGIGDPVDVCIPTGNFGNILGAIYSKQMGIPFRRFVCTSNKNNVLSEFFNTGMYDLRQKKLSVTTSPAIDILKSSNLERYLYMITNKDSKEVRRCFDELSNNKFFQVSQEVVERMQRDTVADWCSEELCSKTIHAVFKRTGYLLDPHTAVAKAVADRFHDESVPMVICSTAHYGKFASDVLTALEGSVDADDPVTLFRQLKDFNPYPMMHLELEESIRRPKMHTQVLSANVNEIISELKHFIKMM from the exons ATGTGGGTGTCCATACTGTCCATCCAACGTACCTTGAGCATGAGGCCGCAGGCCCAATGGATGTCAAAAGTCCAGATGTCAAAATCATGGATAGCAAGGGCCAAATGCTTTTCAACCAGCACATTCTATTACAAG AATGAAGGGAACATTATCCTGATGGGGAGTCCCGGATCAGGAAAGACCACTCATGGCAGAAAACTGTCTAAAAGACTTGGTATGCCTGTACTGGACGTTGATGATCATCATCTGGAACCACTCTGGCAGATGAAAGTGTCCGAAAAG CTTAATGAAGTTGGGGCAGAAAAATTTCTAGAAGCTGAAGGAGAAGCTCTTTTGCAGCTAAAAGCTTCAAACACAATCATTTCATTGACTGGTTCCAATCCACTGCATAACAAAGCAATGCAGTATATTTCGGAGTCTGGAGTCGTCGTCTTCATTGATGCAAATAGCGACGACATTATTTCACGCCTGGAAGCCATGAAGGTGGACAGAATTGTTGGACAAGGTTCTGGAATGACAATGAAAGAAATCTTAACATATCGACAGCAATTTTACGAGGACAACTACGATGTTAGAGTGACTTGTGAAAAAGAAGAGTCTTTTGAAAGCATCGGGGAGAAGATTTCTGAAGCAGTTAGAAGATTCCAGAATAAATCCGGATATGTATCGACAAGGTCACAGGTTCTTGGTGAGAGTTCAGCAGATTTTAATCAAGTTGTTTTACAGGGTCTTGCGCAGGATGGAGGGCTTTATGTTCCAGAACACCCATTGCCATCAATGACAATAAAACAGTGGGACAGACTAGTGGAGATGACATATGAGGAGAGAGCTCTTCGAATCTTAGAACTTCTTTTACATCCGTCCGATCTTCATCCAAGACTGCTGAAAAATATGATCAACACGGCATATTCCATTGAAAATTTCAACTGTAAGGTCGTTGCTCCAGTTGTTCCTCTGGAGAACAACCAGTATATTCTGGAGCTATTCCATGGGCCTTCAGCTTCCTTTAAAGATGGTGCTCTCCAGCTGATGCCTCAGTTCTTTTCAAATGCATCGGAAAGGGACTTTCCAAATACAAG GCATCTAATACTGGTTGCAACATCAGGTGATACAGGTAGTGCCGTACTTGATGGATTCAGCAAATACGCAG aTAAAAATACATCTGTCGTTGTGTTGTATCCCGAGAGAGGTGTAAGCGCTGTACAAAAAGCACTCATGACATCCGCTACAGGAGAAAACATCAAAGTCATTG GAATCAACAGTGATTTTGATTTCTGCCAGTCTGCCATAAAGAGAATCTTCAGTGACACTGCCCTCAAAGAGGAACTACTTTTAAATCACAACTTGAAGCTAAGTGCTGCAAACTCCATCAATTGGGGGCGCTTACTTCCGCAAGTTGTCTACCATGCCTCAGGATATCTGACAATGGTACAACAAGGAATTATTGGCATTGGAGATCCTGTTGATGTTTGTATTCCAACCGGAAATTTTGGGAACATTCTTGGAGCGATTTATTCAAag CAAATGGGAATTCCTTTTCGGCGATTTGTTTGCACCTCTAACAAGAATAACGTGCTGAGTGAATTCTTCAACACAGGCATGTACGATTTAAGACAGAAGAAGCTTAGTGTGACAACCTCTCCAGCTATTGACATTCTGAAATCTTCAAATCTTGAAAG GTATTTATATATGATAACCAATAAGGACAGTAAAGAGGTTAGACGTTGCTTTGATGAACTTTCGAACAATAAATTCTTCCAAGTTTCACAAGAGGTTGTAGAGCGGATGCAAAGAGACACCGTTGCTGATTGGTGTTCAGAGGAATTGTGCTCAAAGACGATCCATGCTGTCTTTAAGAGAACAG GTTATTTATTGGACCCGCACACAGCGGTGGCTAAGGCGGTTGCAGACAGGTTCCATGATGAATCTGTTCCTATGGTAATTTGTTCAACTGCACATTATGGGAAATTCGCTTCAGATGTACTGACCGCGCTAGAGGGGTCAGTTGATGCAGATGACCCTGTGACACTCTTTCGACAGTTGAAAGACTTCAACCCATATCCCATGATGCACCTTGAACTGGAAGAGTCCATTCGTAGACCAAAAATGCATACACAAGTTTTATCTGCTAATGTAAACGAAATAATTTCTGAActgaaacattttattaaaatgatgtaa